The nucleotide sequence ATCCCCGGCATCGCACGATGCTGAAGCTCAGATTCGGCCTCGACGGCCCCGCCCACACCCTCCAGGAGGCCGCGGCCGTCCTGGGAATCTCGTCGTCGACGGCGCTACGGGTGCACCAGGGCGCGTTGCGGGCGGCCCGCCGGATCCTCGAGGAGGAGCGGACGACGGCGCTGCGGAGCCGCGGCGCGTCGCTCGATGATGAGAGCTGCGCCTAGCCCAGCGAGACGCTCTGCAGCTTCTTGCGCAGCATCTCCAGCTCCGTCAGCTGCGCGAACTGGGCGCGGTGTCCCGTGGGGTCCTTCAGCGGATCCGTGCGCTGCAGCCGCGACTTCACCTGTGCGATGTCGCGGGTCACATGCGTCAGCCGCAGCCGGGAGCTGTAGGCCAGCGAATAGCCCTCGTCCGGCACCCGCAGAAGAGGCTCGACGAGCAACGCAACCAGCAGCTGGCGCACCAGATCGTTCGGCGCCAGAGAACGCAGCTGATCCGTCCATCCCTCCCCGAACGGGACCGAGCTGATCAGCCGGAACACCGCCTGGTAGCCGGGATGCGTGAAGTCGTCGGCGGTCACCGCGTTCCAGGCCGTGTCGAACGTGAGGGGGAACTGCAGCATCAGCTTGAGCGTGTCGCGCTCCAGCCTCAGCGCCGGGTCGTCGGGCCGAGGCCAGTCGGGGTCCGGGCCCGAGGCCGCGTCCTCTGGCGGAGGCTCGTGGCGCGGCGGCTCAGCGTGCTGGCCTCGGCGGGCGACCCGCTGCGCCTCGCGTCGCACGTCCTCGACGTCCATCCCGAGCACCCCGGCGAGCTCGCGGAGGTACTGGGTCACGAGCGACTGGTCGCGGATGGAGCCGACCAGCTCGGCGCCCTCACGGGCAGCCGACAGCCTGCCGTCGGCGCGGTCCAGGTCGTAGCTCTTGGCGATGTTGCTCATCACGAAGCGGTACAGCGGCACGCGTCTCGCGACCAGTTCCCGGACCGCGGCGTCGCCCTGCTGCATCCTCAGATCGCAGGGGTCCAGCCCGCTCGGCTCGACCGCGACGTACGTCTGGGCCGTGAAGTTGTGGTCCCCCTTGAAGACCTTCAGAGCCGCGGCCTGGCCGGCCTTGTCGCCGTCGAACGTGAAGATGACCTCGCCGTGCAGGCCATCGGAGCTGCCCATCAGGCGCTGCAGAAGCCGCGCATGGTCCTCACCGAACGCGGTGCCGCACGACGCGACGGCGGTCGTGACCCCCGAGAGGTGCGCGGCCATCACGTCGGTGTAGCCCTCGACGATCACGGCCTGCGACCTGCGGCCGATCTCGCGTCGGGCAAGGTCGAGCCCGTAGAGGACGTGCGACTTCTTGTAGACCGGCGACTCCGGCGTGTTGATGTACTTGGCGGGCAGCCGGTCGTCGTCGTAGATGCGGCGGGCGCCGAACCCGAGGACGGCCTGCGCCGAGTCCCGGATGGGCCACAGCACGCGGCCGGTGAAGAAGTCCCGGCCGCCGTCGCGGATCAGCCCCGCGGCCTTGAGCACCGCGTCGTCGAAGCCCTTGCCACGCAGCGTCTGTCGCAGGGCCTGACCGTGCCGCGGCGCGTAGCCGACGGTGAACTGCAGCGCGGCCGCCCGGTCGAAGTCGCGGCCGTTCAGGAAGCGACGCGCCTCCACCGCCTCGGCGGAGTCGAGCTGCGCGCTGAAGAAGTCCTGCGCCGCCTGGTTGGCCTCCAGCACCCGTTTGCGGAGCCCCGGCTGCTGGCCGGGCTGGCCGTCGTCGTCGATCCGCAGCACGATCCCGGCACGGTCGGCGAGCACCTGCACCGCCTCGACGAAGGACAGGTTCTGCTGGCGCTGGAGAAATGTGATGACGTCTCCGCCCTCGCCGCAGCCGAAGCAGTAGTAGAAGCCACGCGACGGGGTGACCGTGAAGCTGGGGGTCTTCTCGTCGTGGAACGGGCACAGCCCCTTCAGCGATCCACCGCCCGCGTTGCGCAGCTGCACGTACCCGCCGATCACGTCGTCGATGCGGCTCCGCTCACGGACCTGGGCGATGTCCTCCTCGTTGATGCGACCCGCCATGCCGGGAAGTCTAGTGGCACTCTCCAGGGGCTCCCGCACGCGTCCCGCCCAGCCGGTTCGCTGAGCACTTCGCCAAGCGCAGCACAAGCCTGTCGAATGGCACTCCTCCGGTTCCCTGAGCACTTCGACGAGCTCAGCACAAGCCTGTCGAAGGGATCTCCTCCGGTTCCCTGAGCACTTCGACAAGCTCAGCACATGCCTGTCGAAGGGCCCTGAGCGCAGCGAAGGGATCTCCTCTCGCTTCGCTCGAGGCACCTCGACAGGCTCGGCGACCCGGGAAGGCTCGGCGACCCGGGAAGGCTCGGCGACCCGGGAAAGCTCGGCGACCCGGGAAAGCTCGGCGACCCGGGAAAGCTCGGCGACCCGGGAAAGCTCGGCGAGCCGAGAGTCAGGCGCCGCGACCGATGCCGCGGGGCAGCTTCTTCGGGTCCCAGCCCAGCAGCAGCTGGGCGCGCTCGAAGGCGAACCGGTCGGTCATGCCCCCGACGTAGGCGACGGCGCCGTGCGTGAGGTTGCCGCGGGTGTACTCCGCAGGCAGCGACTCGGGGTTCTCCAGGTAGTACGTGACGAGGTCGCGCAGCACGTCGACGACGGTGGTGGACTGGGCGACGGACTCCGGGCGGGTGTAGATCCGTTCGTAGTTGAAGCGACGCAGCTCCGCGAGTGCCTCAGCCGTCGTCTTGTCCATGCCGACGGTGCCGGTCGCGGCCGTCGTCTCGATCACCGCGTTGATGAACGTGGCGAGCTGCTGGCTCCGTCTCGTGCCGGCCACCTCGCGCACGATCGGGGGCACGTCGTCGATCGTGACGATGCCCGCGTGGATGGCGTCCTCGAGGTCGTGAGCGCAGTAGGCGATGCGGTCGGCCCAGGAGACGATCTCCCCCTCCACCGTCAGCGGTGCGGGGCGCGACCAGGAGTGATTGCGGATGCCGTCGAGCGTCTGGACGGTGAGGTTCAGGTCGGCCAGGACGACGTCGGCCCCCCACGGGCCGTGGTCGTAGCCCTCCGAGATGAACTCGTCGAACGCGTCCTCCGAGGCGTGGCCGCCTGGTCCGTGGCCGCAGTCGTGGCCGAGCGCGATGGCGTCGGTCAGCGTGACGTTGACGCCGATGCCCCGCGCCATCGCGACGGCGGCCTGGGCCACCTCGAGCGCGTGCGTCAGGCGGGTGCGCTGGTGGTCGGTCGGGTAGACGACCACCTGCGTCTTTCCCGCCAACCTGCGGAAGGCCGCAGAGTGCACGATCCGGTCGCGGTCACGCTCGAAGCAGGTGCGCAGCGGGTCGGGTTCCTCCTGAATGGCCCGCTCGCCCGAGCCGCGCGAGAAGGCCGCCTCCGGCACCAGCGTCAGCCGCTCCAGCTCCTCTCGGGCCTCCCGGCGGCGCGGCTCGCGGGGCGAGACGCGCGCCCGCGAGGACGAGTGGGCGACGGTGACGTCCGAGCCGTGGCCGTGCATCGTCTCGGCCCAGGCCCGTGCGCGCGGCAACAGGTTGTCGTTCATCCCCTCAAACGTAGTCCACGCCAACGGCGGAAGCGCGTAGGCGGAACCGCCGGCCGCTCGCCCTGCGGGACCCACTCCGACAGCGGCTCCCCAGTGTAGATCTGCCGGGGCCGGTAGATGCGCTGACCCGGGTTGTCGTGGACCTCCTTCCAGTGCGCGATCCAGCCCGGCGTGCGGCCGATCCCGAACAGCACCGTGAACATGTCCTTCGGGATGCCGATGGCGCGCAGGATGATGCCGGAGTAGAAGTCGACGTTCGGGTAGAGGCGGCGCGAGGTGAAGTAGTCGTCAGCGAGCGCGATCTGCTCGACCTCACGGGCGATGTCCAGCAGCGGGTCGGTCACGTGCATCGAGTCGAGCAGCGAGTCCGCGGCCTCCTTGAGGATCTTCGCCCGCGGGTCGAAGTTGCGGTAGACGCGGTGTCCGAAGCCCATCAGCTTGACGTCGGATGACTTGTCCTTGACCTTCGCGACGTACTCCGCGGCCGTCAGGTCGCCCTCGTTGATCCGCTCCAGCATCTCGATGACGGCCATGTTGGCGCCGCCGTGCAGGCGACCCCACAGGGCGTTGACGCCGGCGGACACCGACGCGAACAGGTTCGCCTGCGACGAGGCGACCATGCGGACGGTCGACGTCGAGCAGTTCTGCTCGTGGTCGCCGTGCAGGACAAGGAACATGTTGAGCGCGTGGGCGACCTCGGGCGTCGCCTCGTAGTCGCGGTACGGGACCGAGAACATCATGTGCAGGAAGTTCTCGGCGTAGGGCAGGTCGTAGCGAGGGTAGGTGACCGGCTGCCCCAGGTGCGACTTGTAGGACGCCGCCGCGATCGTGCGGGTCTTGGCGAGCAGGCTGGCCGCCGCCCGACGGAATCCCGCCTCGTCGTCGAACTCCTGGTGCGGCTCGTAGCTCTGCAGCGCGTTGATCATCGACGAGAGAATGCTCATCGGGTGTGCGTTGACGGGGAACCCGTCGAAGTGCTTGCGCATATCGCGGTGTAGCGACGAGTTCTCGGTCAGCAGGTCGCGGAACTCGTCGCGCTGTTCCTTGTCGGGCAGCGAGCCGAAAATCAGCAGCTCGGCGGTCTCGATGAAGCTCGAGCGGGCGGCCAGGTCCTCGATGGGCACGCCGCGGTACCGCAGGATGCCCTTCTCGCCGTCGATGAAGGTGATCGCCGACTCGCACGAGCCGGTGTTGCCGTAGCCGTCGTCGAGGGTGATGAGCCCGGTCGCGGCGCGCAGCGAGCTGATGTCGATGCCGCGCTCGCCCTCGGTTCCGGTCACGACGGGCAGCACGTGCTCGACCCCGTCGACGACGAGGGTCACAGATTCGGTCATTGGGGATTTCCTCCGATCGAAGGGGCAGCCCACGAGGAGCAACCGCGTTTCGGGGAATCTACTCCGGCCTTCTCTGGCGTTCCCGGGTCGGGTCGGATAACGGGACTCCTCAGCCGCCCGAGACACCGACCTCAGCGTCGCTCAGGTCCAGGTCGCAGCCGGAGGTGTCGTCGTACCAGCCGTGCGGAAGGACGACCTTGCCTCGCGGCGACCCCTGCCGCCCGCGCGGCGTCCCCAGTTCCGCGACGGGGAACTGTGCGTCCGCATCGAGCTGGCTGACCAGGTCCCGGAGCTCGTCCAGCGACGAGACCATCGCGAACGACCGGCGCAGCTCGCCGACGGGGTAGCCCTTGAAGTACCAGGCCATGTGCTTGCGCAGGTCCGTCAGCCCGTGTCGCTCGCCCTGGTGCTCGGCGAGAAGCTCCGCGTGCCGGATGATCATCCGGCCGACCTCGCCGAGCGTCGGGCGGATCCGCTGGCCCTCCCCGCGGAAGGCGGCAGCCAGGTCGCCGAACAGCCAGGGGCGGCCGAGGCAGCCGCGGCCGATGACGACGCCGTCGCAGCCGGTCTCCTCCATCATGGTCAGCGCGTCCTCGGCCTCCCAGATGTCGCCGTTGCCGAGCACCGGGATGCCGACCGCCTGCTTGAGCTCCGCGATCCGGGCCCAGTCGGCCTCCCCCGAGTACGCCTGCGCGACGGTGCGGCCGTGCAGGGTGATCGCCGCCGCGCCCTCCTCCTCGGCGATGCGGCCCGCGTCGAGGAATGTGATGTGGGCGTCGTCGATGCCGATGCGGGTCTTGACGGTGACGGGCACGCCGAACTCGTCGGCCGCGGCGACCGTCTCACGGACTATGGCGCGCAGCCGGTCCCGCTTGTAGGGCAGCACTCCCCCGCCGCCCTTCCGGGTGACCTTCGGCACGGGGCAGCCGAAGTTGAGGTCGATGTGGTCGACGGCGAAGTCTCGGGCGAGGATGCGGGCGGCCTCGGCCATGATCGGGGCGTCGACGCCGTAGAGCTGCACCGAGCGGGTGGTCTCGCCGTCGTCGAAGCGCACCATGTCGCGCGACTTCGGATCACCGACGACCAGCCCACGCGACGTGATCATCTCGCACACGTACAGCCCGGCGCCCTGCTCGCGGCACAGCTGCCGGTACGCGGCGTTCGTCACACCCGCCATGGGCGCGAGCACCACGGGCAGCTCGACGACGACGGCGTCGCGCCGGCTCGGCGCGTGCAGGCGCAGCGGGGCGAAGGTGGTGGCGGTCGCGGTCAACGCGGGGCTCCTCGGGGTAGCAGGGCGACGTGACAGTCTACGTCGTGGATGAGGCGAGGCGAGAATCGTCGTCGGGGTGGAACCCTTCGCTCCGCTCAGGGCCCTTCGACAAGCTCAGGGAACCGGGGCAGGCCCAGGGAACCTGACGGGTCGCCGAGCACTTCGACAGGCTCAGCACATGCCTGTCGAGGTGCCTCGAGCGCAGCGAGAGGAGTCTCCGGGCGGAGAGCTTCAGCCGACCGGGCGGTGGCGGCGACTGTAGGGGGCGACCATCGGAGTGCCGCTCACGGGGTCCGGGAGGACCTCGGAGTCGATGCCGAAGACCTCCTTCACCAGAGCCGCGTCGACGATGTCGACGGGGGCGCCCTGCGCCACGATCCGGCCGTCCTTCATCGCGATCAGATGCTCGGCGTAGCGGCAGGCCAGCGCCAGCTCGTGCAGCACCATCACGACGGTGGTGCCGCGACGCTCGTTCAGGTCAGCGAGCAGGTCGAGCACGTCGATCTGGTGCGAGATGTCGAGGTAGGTGGTCGGCTCATCCAGCAGGAGCAGGTCGGTGGCCTGCGCCAGAGCCATGGCGATCCAGACGCGCTGACGCTGGCCGCCGGACAGCTCGTCCACACTGCGCTCGGCCAGGTCGATCACCCCGGCGGAGGCCATCGCCTCGTCGACGATCTCGTCGTCGTTCGCCGTGCCTCGCCGCAGCCAGCCCTGGTGCGGGTAGCGGCCGCGGGAGACGAGGTCGGCCACGGTGATCGAGTCGGGCGCGATGGGCGACTGCGGCAGGAGGCCCAACAGTGTGGCGACACGTGAGGTCGGCATGGTGTGGATGTCGTGGCCGTCGAGTAGCACCTTCCCGGAGGTCGGCGCCAGCAGGCGCGCCAGGCCCCGCAGCAGCGTGGACTTGCCGCACGCGTTGGCGCCCACGATGACGGTGAGGCGGCCGGGGGGCACGTCGAGGTCGAGCCCGTCGACGACGGTGCGCTGGTCGTAGCCGAGGCTGACGCTCTCGGCGCTCAGCTGGTGCGACGTGGTCACGATCGTCCTCCCGGGCGGTTGGTGTCGTTCCTGGCCAGCAGCCAGGCGAGGTAGGGGGCGCCGAGGGCGCCGGTGACGACGCCGACGGGCAGGTTGACGCCCGAAACGGCGTACTGGGCGATGAGATCCGCGCCGATGACGAGCGCGGCGCCGACCGCGGTGGCCGCGGCGGGCGAGGCTGACGCGTGGCCGACCAGGCGGCGCGCGATCTGGGGCGCCATCAGCGCGACGAACCCGACGGGGCCGGCCGCTCCGACCGCGACCGCGGCGAGCACGACGGCGGTCAGGAGCACGAGGACGCGGGTGCGCTCGACCCGGAACCCGAGGCCCGCGGCCGTCGCGTCGCCGAGCTCGAGCGCGCGCAGCCCCCTGGCCTGCAGCGCAAGCGCGACCAGCGCCAGGATGCCGACGACGGCGGTGACGGTCACGACCGGCCACCCCGCCCCGTTCAGCGAGCCGACCAGCCAGGTGTAGGCCACGGCCGCGTCACGGCTGTCGACCGTGGTGATCAGGTAGCTGGTCAACGCCGTGGCGACCGCGGCCACGCCGATGCCGACCAGCACCAGGCGCATCCCGACGAGCCCGCGGTTCCACGTCAGGCCCGCCACGATCGCGGCCCCGACGACGCCGCCGACGGCGACCAGCAGGGTGAGCGGCAGCCCGGAGATGCCGAGCAGCAGCACGCCGGCAACGCCCGCGGTGCCGGACGCGGACGTGACGCCGATGATGTCCGGGCTGGCGAGCGGGTTGCGCAGCACGGCCTGGAACACGGCGCCGGACGCGCCGAGGCAGCCGCCGACGAGCACGGCGGCCAGCGCCCGTGGGAGGCGGTTCTGCAGCACGACGAAGTTGGTGATCCGGTCGCCGCGTCCGGTGAGCGCCTCGAGCACCTCGGTCGGGGTGAGCCCCGCCTGGCCGAGCATCAGCGCGACGACGAACAGAGCGAGAGCCAGCGTCGTCATGCATAGGCCGACGGTCATGGTGCGGCGGCGGAGGTTCCGCCGGCAGGTCGCGGTGACGCTCACAGGCCGGCCGCCCTTCCCCGTCGGATCAACGCGATGAACACCGGGGCGCCGACGACGGCCACGACGATGCCCACCTGCAGCTCGCTCGGCCGGGCGACGATCCGCGCCACGACGTCGGCGAACAGCAGGATCGCGGCGGCCGCGGGCGCGCTGTAGGGCAGGATCCAGCGGTAGTCGGGCCCCGTGAAACGGCGCACGGCGTGCGGGACGACCAGCGCGAGGAAGCTGATCGGGCCGGCGACGGCGGTGGCGGTTCCGACGAGCACCACGAGGATCGCGCCGACCAGCAGCCGCGTGCGGCCGACGTTCAGGCCGAGGCCTGCGGCGGTGTCGTCGCCGAGCGCGAGCAGGTTGAGGGGCCGGCCGAGGAACAGCGCGGCGACGACGCCGGCCACGAGGAACGGCGCGATCGGCCCGAGCACGTCGAAGCCGCGGCCGGCGAGCGCGCCGACCTGCCAGAACCGCATGGTGTCGAGCGCCTCGGCGCGCGCGATCAGGAGGCCCGAGACCAGCGAGGTGGCGGCGGCGCCGATCGCGGCGCCGGCGAGCGTGAGCTTGACGGGTGTGGCGCCCTCCCGACCGCGCGAGGCGATGAACCACACGAGCGCGGAGGCGATGCAGGCGCCGGCGAAGGCGAACCAGAGGTAGCCCGCGGGGTTCGTGACGCCGAAGGCGACGATGCCCACCACCACGGCGAGCGACGCTCCGGGGGAGATGCCGAGCAGGCCAGGGTCGGCGATGGGGTTGCGGGTCAGGCCCTGTGCGACGGCCCCCGCCAGCCCCAGCGCGGCCCCTACGGCGATGCCGACCACCGTCCTGGGCAGCCGCTTGTCGATGATGGCGATGTGCTCGGGGTCGGCCGCGTCGTAGGCGACGATCGCCCGCCACACGCTCTCGAGCGAGATGTCGGCGCTGCCGACGGCGAGGCTGAGGAACGACGCGGCCACCAGAGCGACGATCAGCACCACGGCCCCCAGGGCGCGCCGGTCCGTGGACCGGCCCCGGTCGAGCCCCGGGGCCGGTCTGCTGGAGGTGCTGGTGCTACTTGACACGCTCAGCGGCCGCGGCGAGCTGCGGCACGTACTGGTCGAGCATCCACGGGATGGACAGGACGGTCGGTGCGCTGGAGGCCATCACGAAGGACTCGCCCACGATCGGGGCGAAGCGCTCCTCCTTGACCTGCGGCATGGCCGCGACCAGCGGGTCGGCGACGAACGCGTCGGCCTCGTCCTGGCTGCCGAAGTAGGCCACGAGCACGTCGGACTCCACCTTCTGCAGGTTCTCGAACGAGACGGGGAAGAAGTACGAGTCGTCCTCCTTCGGATCCAGCGCGTCGACCGACGGGGCCACCGACATGCCGAGCTGGGCGAGCAGCTGCACGCGCGGGTCGGTGTCGCGGAAGATGTTGAGCACCTCGGGCTGGTTGTTCGCGGCGTAGACGAACGTCTTCCCGTCGAGCACCGGGTTGTCGGCGGCAAGCTTGGCGACGGCGTCATCGGTCTGCTGCACGAGAGCGGCGGCCTCGTCCTCCAGCCCGAGGGCCCGGCCGACGATCGTCGTCTGGTCCTGCCAGGTGGTGGCCCACATCTGGTCGGGGTAGGCGACGACCGGAGCGATCTGGCTGAGCGAGTCGAACTGTTCCTGCGTGAGGCCGGAGTAGGGGGCGAGGATGACGTCGGGCCTGACGGCCACGAACTCCTCCACGTCCGGCTCGCCGTTCTCGGTGCCGGTGAGCAGCGTCGGGGTCTCGCCGCCGAGCTCGGTGATCTTGTCGGCGTCCCAGGGCAGGACACCGTCCTCGTTGCCGCCGTAGGTGTTGGCTGGCATCGCGACGGGCACGACACCCAGTGCGAGCACGGCATCCTGCGCGGACCAGCCCCAGGTCGCGACGCGCTCGGGCTTGGACTCGATCACCGCGTCGCCGAGGGCGGAGGTGATGGTGACGGGGAATGCGTCGTCGGCGGCGGACGAGGAGGTCGAGGCGGCATCGGTGGTCGCGTCGCTGCTGGAACCGCAACCGGTCAGCGCGAGGGCGGCGACCAGCACCGACGAGACGCCGAGGGCTGCTCGCTTGGCGATGGCATGCATGGGGAACCTTTCGGAGGCGGCCCTTGTCAGGGCCGCGGGCCGGTCTGGAATAAAGCAAGGACAATATAGAGCTAAACCGGGGCGGACACTCAGTCGCCACAGCGACGGCGGGATAGGGCAGCATTGCCTTCATGAGGAACCACCGATGAGCACGCACCTGACAGCCGTCTCCGACCCGGACGAGCTGGCGCGCGTCTACCGCGAGCTGCTGGAGCCCAGCTTCCCCGCCGACGAGCTCGGTCCACTGGAGGCGCTCCAGGCCGACCTCGGTGATCCCGGCTCGCTGGTCCTGACTCTGCGGGACGACGAGGGCCTGGACCTGGCCGTGTCGATCGCCTTCCACGACGCCGGCGCGGGAGTGCTGCTGCTCGCCTATCTGGCGGTCCGGCCGGGCACGCGCGGCGGCGGGTACGGCAACGCGCTGATGGCGGGCTCTCTCCAGCGGTGGGACGAGGTCTTCTCCCCGGATTTCGTGATCGGCGAGGTCGAGCGGCCGGGCGACCGCGCCGACGTGGTCGAGGAACACGGCGACCCGGAGGCCAGGCTGCGGTTCTACCGCCGCTTCGGTGCGCGGCGCGTCGTCGCCCCGTTCTTCCAGCCCGGGATCGCGCCGGCACGCCACCGTATCCCGATGTACCTCATGCTGCTGAACATCTCCCCCTCCGCGAGGGTGGGCGAGGAGGTCGACGGGCACCTCAGCGTCTCGGCGCCGCCGCTGCGGGCATTCGTCGCCGACTACATCGCGGCCACCGAGGAGCGCCCGCCCACCGACCCCGAGGCCGTCGAGCTGCTGGCCGCCCTGGGGGGCGACACCGTGGACACCGTTCCCCTCTGACCAGCGGGCCTGCCGCCCGGCTCAGAGGCGCTCCAGCTCGAACAGGACGGCCGACTCGGGCAGCATCATCGGGGCGCGCACCCCGACGGTGCCGAGCAGTCTGCCCGGCAGCACGACGGGCTGCGCCTCCCACGCGGGGCGCAGCTGCGGCGGCACCGGCTGCCGGTCGATGACGGTCAGCCGGTAGTCCGCGTCACTGTCGAGGCCGGGGAACCGCACAAGGCCGAGGTTGGCGCCAGGCGTGGCGGACAGCTGAGCCAGCGAGAAGATCGCCTTGTCATTCGTGACGACGCCCTTGAACCAGGTGCCGGGATCCGGGGTGTCGACGCGGATCTGCCGACCGCCGAGCAGCACTGATCGGTTGGCCTTGTACCAGTCGATCCACCAGCCCAGCTCGGCCAGCTCGTCCTCGGTGGCCTGCGCGAGGTCCCACTCGATGCCCAGGTGCCCGAACACGGCGGTGGCGGCCCGGAAGGTGAGGTCGTGCCAGCGCCCCGTCGTGTGCGAACGGCCCGAGGCGATGTGGCTGCCCTGGAACTCCGGCGGGATCAGCTGGCCGGTCCACGGCAGCATCCGCTGCCGCTCGGCCGGGTCGATGATGTCGGAGACCCACACCCGCTCGGTCCGCTTGAGGACCTCGAGGTCGACTCGGGCGCCGCCGGAGCTGCACGACTCGAACTCCACGCCCGGGTGCCGCCGGCGCAGCTCGTCGAGCAGCCGGTAGAAGGCGGCGGTCTGCGCGTGCACGCCGGGCCGGCCGTCCGGCCCGCTGCCGGCGTCGACCAGGTCGCGGTTGTGGTCCCACTTCACGTAATCGATGCGGTACTCGGCGAGCACGGCGTCCACCTGGCCGAGGACGTGGGCGAAGGCGCCCTCGTCGGCGAGGTTGAGCACCTGCTGGAAGCGCGACTCGACAGGCAGCCGGCCGGCGGGCTGCAGCACCCACTCTGGATGCGCCCGGGCGACGTCGGAGTCGAGGTTGACCATCTCGGGCTCGAACCAGAGCCCGAACTGCATGCCGAGGTCCTTGACCTGGTCGACCAAGGGGTGCAGGCCGTCGGGCCACGCCTGGGGGGAGACGACCCAGTCGCCCAGGCCGGCGCGCTCGTTGCGGCGGCCACCGAACCAGCCGTCGTCGAGCACGAACCGCTCGACGCCCACCCTCGCCGCGCGGCGGGCGAGGTCGACGAGACGGTCGGCATCGTGGTCGAAGTAGACGGCCTCCCAGACGTTGAGCGTCACCGGGCGGTCGGCCGACGGGGCGTGGGGCTGGGCCCGGAGGAAGCCGTGGAAACGATCGGCGACCGCGTCGAGGCCG is from Tessaracoccus palaemonis and encodes:
- the dnaG gene encoding DNA primase, producing MAGRINEEDIAQVRERSRIDDVIGGYVQLRNAGGGSLKGLCPFHDEKTPSFTVTPSRGFYYCFGCGEGGDVITFLQRQQNLSFVEAVQVLADRAGIVLRIDDDGQPGQQPGLRKRVLEANQAAQDFFSAQLDSAEAVEARRFLNGRDFDRAAALQFTVGYAPRHGQALRQTLRGKGFDDAVLKAAGLIRDGGRDFFTGRVLWPIRDSAQAVLGFGARRIYDDDRLPAKYINTPESPVYKKSHVLYGLDLARREIGRRSQAVIVEGYTDVMAAHLSGVTTAVASCGTAFGEDHARLLQRLMGSSDGLHGEVIFTFDGDKAGQAAALKVFKGDHNFTAQTYVAVEPSGLDPCDLRMQQGDAAVRELVARRVPLYRFVMSNIAKSYDLDRADGRLSAAREGAELVGSIRDQSLVTQYLRELAGVLGMDVEDVRREAQRVARRGQHAEPPRHEPPPEDAASGPDPDWPRPDDPALRLERDTLKLMLQFPLTFDTAWNAVTADDFTHPGYQAVFRLISSVPFGEGWTDQLRSLAPNDLVRQLLVALLVEPLLRVPDEGYSLAYSSRLRLTHVTRDIAQVKSRLQRTDPLKDPTGHRAQFAQLTELEMLRKKLQSVSLG
- a CDS encoding HD domain-containing protein, translating into MHGHGSDVTVAHSSSRARVSPREPRRREAREELERLTLVPEAAFSRGSGERAIQEEPDPLRTCFERDRDRIVHSAAFRRLAGKTQVVVYPTDHQRTRLTHALEVAQAAVAMARGIGVNVTLTDAIALGHDCGHGPGGHASEDAFDEFISEGYDHGPWGADVVLADLNLTVQTLDGIRNHSWSRPAPLTVEGEIVSWADRIAYCAHDLEDAIHAGIVTIDDVPPIVREVAGTRRSQQLATFINAVIETTAATGTVGMDKTTAEALAELRRFNYERIYTRPESVAQSTTVVDVLRDLVTYYLENPESLPAEYTRGNLTHGAVAYVGGMTDRFAFERAQLLLGWDPKKLPRGIGRGA
- a CDS encoding citrate synthase gives rise to the protein MTESVTLVVDGVEHVLPVVTGTEGERGIDISSLRAATGLITLDDGYGNTGSCESAITFIDGEKGILRYRGVPIEDLAARSSFIETAELLIFGSLPDKEQRDEFRDLLTENSSLHRDMRKHFDGFPVNAHPMSILSSMINALQSYEPHQEFDDEAGFRRAAASLLAKTRTIAAASYKSHLGQPVTYPRYDLPYAENFLHMMFSVPYRDYEATPEVAHALNMFLVLHGDHEQNCSTSTVRMVASSQANLFASVSAGVNALWGRLHGGANMAVIEMLERINEGDLTAAEYVAKVKDKSSDVKLMGFGHRVYRNFDPRAKILKEAADSLLDSMHVTDPLLDIAREVEQIALADDYFTSRRLYPNVDFYSGIILRAIGIPKDMFTVLFGIGRTPGWIAHWKEVHDNPGQRIYRPRQIYTGEPLSEWVPQGERPAVPPTRFRRWRGLRLRG
- the dusB gene encoding tRNA dihydrouridine synthase DusB; amino-acid sequence: MTATATTFAPLRLHAPSRRDAVVVELPVVLAPMAGVTNAAYRQLCREQGAGLYVCEMITSRGLVVGDPKSRDMVRFDDGETTRSVQLYGVDAPIMAEAARILARDFAVDHIDLNFGCPVPKVTRKGGGGVLPYKRDRLRAIVRETVAAADEFGVPVTVKTRIGIDDAHITFLDAGRIAEEEGAAAITLHGRTVAQAYSGEADWARIAELKQAVGIPVLGNGDIWEAEDALTMMEETGCDGVVIGRGCLGRPWLFGDLAAAFRGEGQRIRPTLGEVGRMIIRHAELLAEHQGERHGLTDLRKHMAWYFKGYPVGELRRSFAMVSSLDELRDLVSQLDADAQFPVAELGTPRGRQGSPRGKVVLPHGWYDDTSGCDLDLSDAEVGVSGG
- a CDS encoding ABC transporter ATP-binding protein; this encodes MTTSHQLSAESVSLGYDQRTVVDGLDLDVPPGRLTVIVGANACGKSTLLRGLARLLAPTSGKVLLDGHDIHTMPTSRVATLLGLLPQSPIAPDSITVADLVSRGRYPHQGWLRRGTANDDEIVDEAMASAGVIDLAERSVDELSGGQRQRVWIAMALAQATDLLLLDEPTTYLDISHQIDVLDLLADLNERRGTTVVMVLHELALACRYAEHLIAMKDGRIVAQGAPVDIVDAALVKEVFGIDSEVLPDPVSGTPMVAPYSRRHRPVG
- a CDS encoding FecCD family ABC transporter permease, with protein sequence MSVTATCRRNLRRRTMTVGLCMTTLALALFVVALMLGQAGLTPTEVLEALTGRGDRITNFVVLQNRLPRALAAVLVGGCLGASGAVFQAVLRNPLASPDIIGVTSASGTAGVAGVLLLGISGLPLTLLVAVGGVVGAAIVAGLTWNRGLVGMRLVLVGIGVAAVATALTSYLITTVDSRDAAVAYTWLVGSLNGAGWPVVTVTAVVGILALVALALQARGLRALELGDATAAGLGFRVERTRVLVLLTAVVLAAVAVGAAGPVGFVALMAPQIARRLVGHASASPAAATAVGAALVIGADLIAQYAVSGVNLPVGVVTGALGAPYLAWLLARNDTNRPGGRS
- a CDS encoding FecCD family ABC transporter permease, yielding MLIVALVAASFLSLAVGSADISLESVWRAIVAYDAADPEHIAIIDKRLPRTVVGIAVGAALGLAGAVAQGLTRNPIADPGLLGISPGASLAVVVGIVAFGVTNPAGYLWFAFAGACIASALVWFIASRGREGATPVKLTLAGAAIGAAATSLVSGLLIARAEALDTMRFWQVGALAGRGFDVLGPIAPFLVAGVVAALFLGRPLNLLALGDDTAAGLGLNVGRTRLLVGAILVVLVGTATAVAGPISFLALVVPHAVRRFTGPDYRWILPYSAPAAAAILLFADVVARIVARPSELQVGIVVAVVGAPVFIALIRRGRAAGL
- a CDS encoding iron-siderophore ABC transporter substrate-binding protein — protein: MHAIAKRAALGVSSVLVAALALTGCGSSSDATTDAASTSSSAADDAFPVTITSALGDAVIESKPERVATWGWSAQDAVLALGVVPVAMPANTYGGNEDGVLPWDADKITELGGETPTLLTGTENGEPDVEEFVAVRPDVILAPYSGLTQEQFDSLSQIAPVVAYPDQMWATTWQDQTTIVGRALGLEDEAAALVQQTDDAVAKLAADNPVLDGKTFVYAANNQPEVLNIFRDTDPRVQLLAQLGMSVAPSVDALDPKEDDSYFFPVSFENLQKVESDVLVAYFGSQDEADAFVADPLVAAMPQVKEERFAPIVGESFVMASSAPTVLSIPWMLDQYVPQLAAAAERVK